The DNA window TGGTACCAAAGCAGGCGCCCCGCACGTACTGGCGGGGCGCCTGCACGACCAGGCATGCCGGGGCTTCGCCTCGGACAACATGCTCAGGCCGGTGACGTGACCGCGGAGGCGAGCGCCGCCGTCGTACTTTCAGGAACAGACAGCAGCGTTTCCACCAAGTGCGGCGCGAAGTCGCCGTCGAGCGCCAGCACCACCCGGCAGCGGGCGCCGGGCTGCTCCGGGTAGTCCAGGTAGAGTCCGCGCAGGTCGCAGACGGTCTGACCACGGCTTGGCCCAAAAGTGGTGTCGACGGCGACACGCACCACCGGGGCGACGGCGGCTTTGACGCCGCCCACCGCGAGCGCCGCCGCGAGGGGGTCGTGCATGGCCGAGCAGGCCCGGCCGAAGATGCCCTCGTAGAACCGGAAGTAGTAGCCGAGCATCTCCCCCAGGGCCTGCGGAACCGGGTGGCCGGCGGCCAGCAGCTCCTGCCGGTGGCTTTCCTCCAGCACGTTGGACATGGTCACGTCCAGCGGCACCAGGGTGATGTTCCAGTCGGCGGCGAGGACGTCCGCGGCGGCCTCGGGGTCGTTGGCGATGTTGGCCTCCGCCACCGCGGTGATGTTTCCGGGGGCCAGCGCCGCGCCGCCCATGATGGTGATCTCCTGCACGAGCCGGGGAAGCTCCGGATCCAGCCGCAGCGCGTCCGCAATGTTGGTGAGCGGGCCGATGGCGAGGATCCGCAGCGTGCCGGGGTGCTCGTGGGCGAGCCGCACGAGCATCTCCGCCGCGGTCTCGGACGCGAGCTCAACAGAGGCCGCCTCGAGCGAAACCTCGCCGATGCCGTTGGCGCCGTGGACGTGCGGCGCCCCGCCGTGGAACGTGCCGGTCTGCGGGTCGTGGGCTCCGAGCGCGACGGGGATGTGCGCGTGCCCGGCGAGCTGGAGCAGGTCCAGGGTGTTCCGGGCGCCGACGGCGGCACTGACGTTGCCGCTGACGGTGCCGATCCCCCGCACGTCCGCCTGCGGGGAGGCGAGCAGGTAGGCCAGGGCGAGGGCGTCGTCGATCCCGGTGTCGCAGTCAAGGTAGAACGGGTTGCTGGTGGGCGTGGTCATTGCGGTGGTTCTCGTTTCGTTGGTGCTGGGTGGGGTGGGACGTCAGAGGGATTCGCCCTTGGGGGCGGCGACGAAGAGGCTGACGATGAAGGCCGCCGCGGTGATGGCAACGGAGATCCAGAGCGCGGTGGCGTAGCCGGCGGAGGTGGCCTGGGCGGCGAACGGTGCCACGAGCACGACGCCGAGGCTCGCGCCGATGCCGAAGGAGGCTCCGTTGATGCCGGGCAGGGCGGCCGGGGCTTCCTTGGGCGAGAGCAGGACGGAGAGCCCGTTGATGGCGGTGAGGAAGAAGCCGTTGTAGAAGATTCCGAGCGATGCGACGGCGATCATCACCGCCACCTGGTTGTCGGAGAACGTGGCCGCGGCGACGGCGCAGGCCAGGCTCAGCCCGGTTCCCGCCCGGAGGGTCTTGATCCAGCCGCGGCGGTCGGCGAGCCAGCCGGCGAGCGGTGCGGCGAAGACGCCGATGAGCGCGGCCGGGGTCAGGAACAGCAGGGCGGACACGGACGCGCTGAACCCGAAGCCGTGGTGGATGTCCTGGCTGAGCAGCACCACCGTGAAGTTGATGACGGCGAAGATGCCGGCCAGGGTCAGGACGGTGGTGGCGATGACGGGCCAGACCCGGCGGGAGCGCAGGTGGTGTACGGCGATGAGCGGGTGGCTGCGCTTCTTCTCGATCATCCAGAAGGCGGCGAAGGACGCGACAGTGCCGGCCAGCAGGGCCAGGGTGCTGGGCGCTGTCCAGCCGGCGGCCGATCCGCCGGAGACAAAGTAGGTGATGAAGACGAGGAACACCGAGAGCGAGCCCGCTCCCCACCAGTCCATGGCGCCGCGGACGCCCCGCGGCCGTCCCTTCGGGACGATCTTGAGAATGCAGCCGGCGGCGACGGCGGTCAGCACCAGCACGACGACGAAGATGGACCGGAATCCGAGGGTTTCGGCCATGAGGCCGCCGACGTAGCCGTCGACGCCACCGATCCCGCCGTTGATGGCGGCGATGATGCCCACGGAGGTGCCGAACAGGCGGGCGTGCAGGTTCTCGCTGAGGACGATGTAGGCGAGGGCGAAGACGGCGCTGGACACGCCCTGGAGGAACCTGCCGGCGACGAGCAGGGGCAGCGTCGGGGCGGCGATGCACAGAAGGGTTCCGGCGCCCATGATGCCGAGGACCAGCAGCAGCGCGGCGCGGCGGCCGATGAAGTCGCTCCACCGTCCGATCACCGGGCCTGCGATGGCTCCGGCGAGGAAGAACATGGACTGCACGGGGGCGGCGCTGTCGGCGCCCAGGCCGAAGGAGGCCGCGATCTGCGGCAGCGCCGGGGTGACCATGCTGGCGTTGAGCTGGAAGGACAGCACGCCGAGCAGCAGCGTGGAGATCAGCAGGGCGGCGCGGCGGCCGGCGAACTGTGGCTGGTCTGCGTTTGTTTCGTTGCCGACGGCGGCTGGCGGCGAGGTAGTGACCGGGGTTGGGCTGTTCACATCAAACTCCTTTGTTCTGCAGGCGGGGTCCTGCCGTTGGGATGTGAGTTGTTATACAACCATGTATGACGAACAAGTACAACCATGGCGTACACTATTTCCTAATCCAGCCGCCCTGGCTTCACCCGATAGGACTTCCCATGAGCACTCGACTTCCTGCCGTCACCGTCGTCGGCAGCATCAACCTCGACATCATCGCCACCACGGACCGGCTGCCCACCGCCGGCGAGACCATCGGCGGCGGGGTTCTGCAGCAGCAGCCCGGCGGCAAGGGTGCCAACCAGGCTGTCGCCGCGGCGCGGCTGGTCGGAAGCGCGAGGATGATCGGCGCGGTGGGCGACGACGCCCAAGGCCGCCTGATGCTTGAGTCTCTGGCTGCTGCCGGCGTGGACACGTCTGACGTGTCAGTGCTCGACGGCGACGCGACCGGCACCGCACTGATCGTGGTGGACCGCGACGGCGAGAACCAGATCGTGGTGTGCCCGGGAGCGAACGCGGGGTTCTCCCTGGAGGGCGTGGAGTTCTCTGCCGAGGAGACGGTGCTGTGCCAGCTCGAGGTCGGCCTGCCCGTGGTGCTGGAAGCGGCCCGGCGGTCGTCCGGATTCTTCGTGCTGAATGCTGCCCCGGCGATAGACCTGCCGGGGGAGCTGCTGGAGCGCTGCGACCTGGTGATCGTCAACGAGACCGAGTACGAGCTGATCCCGGCGCTGGCCGAGGCCAAGCTCGTTTCGGTGACGTACGGGAAGGACGGCTCGGCGATGTTTGAGCACGGGCGACGGGTGGCTGAGGCGCCGGCGTCGGCAGCGACGGTGGCGAACACGATCGGGGCGGGCGATGCATTTTGCGCGGCCCTGGTTCTGGCGCTCCGGGCCGGACTTTCCTACGCTCGGGCGCTGGCGGTGGCTAACGCGGTGGGGGCGGACGCCGTGAGCGATCCCTCTTCCCAGCCGGCGCTGGCTCCGCTGGAGGAATACATTTCCCGAGTGGCTGGCGTCGGGGTTAATCCGCGGTGAATCTGGTTTTCAGGCCGGCAACGCCCGCCGATTATTCAGAGGTCCGGCGAATCACCCATGAGGCGTATCTCCACGCCGGGCATTTCACGGCTGACCACCCGTACATGAGCGTGCTTGAGAACGTGGAGCACCGGGGGGAGCATGCCGAGGTGTGGGTGGCCGAAGCCTCCGGCACGGTGGTCGCGGCCGTGACGCTGACGTTCGCGGGCCAGCCGTACAGCGAGGTCGCGGTGGAAAATGAGCTCGAATTCCGGATGCTCGCGGTTGATCCTGCCGTTCAAGGCGGCGGCGTTGGGCGTGCCGTTGTCCGGCGGGTCATCGAACACGCGGAGTCGTTTCCGAATATCAGGGCGATCAGCATTACGAGCGCGACGTTCATGGAACGGGCGCATGCTCTTTACGAATCCCTGGGCTTCCGGAGGGTCCCGGCCCGCGATTGGTACGTGCCGGGTGAGGATGTGCTGCTGGGGGTGTTCCGGTTGGAGTTGGCGGTGGTCGATCTTGTCGAAAGCGCCCGACTCGGCCGGTGGTTGATCCGCCGAACCCCAAAGAGCAGGGGCATTGCCCGCAACAACGGCGGCGCCAAGGCCCTGGGCGCGCACCAGGAGGCGTCACAGCGGCAGCATACTCTCGGGCTCATGCGGCGAGGACGGAGCGCTGCCGGCGTCTACCCCGCAAATTCAAAGTCGACGGTAATTTCGGAATCAACACTTTCGATGAGTCCGGAGTAGAAAACCTTGGCCTGCTCCTTCAGCGCTACTTCGTTCTGGGAGATGTATTTCTGCTTGTTCTCGTCACTGAGGATGTTGTTGACCATGCGAGTTTCAACTGCTGGCGTTGCCAGCCAGCCAAGCGCGTTGTTGCTCTCTAGGGGGTCCTCGAACGTGGGCTTGTCGAAGCCGATGCCAATGAATTGAGGAATGGTCAACCGAAAGGACTTTGGACCGGTGGGTTCGATCTTTACCTGTGACCCATCGATGCCTAATTTTGCGTCGAACTGATACTGGATCAGGGTCGTTTTCTCGCTCGCGGGTATGGCCACACCGAGAACCTCTCCATTGCTTTCGTGCCTCGAGATACCCTCCATGTGAAGGCTGAGCAGGGCGACCTCTTGCAAGCGCGTAACAGACTGAACCACCTGCGAATCACGTTCGTGCGAGCTGCTGGTGAATAGCGATCTGAGTGCGAGCGCGTTGAGTCCGCCGGTTGCAAATGCGACGCCCGTTCCTGCAACAACTAGCACGACGACCAACAGGACAAGCCAAAGCAGAACGCGGACTTTGAAAAAATTCATTATTGCTTTCAAAAACTTCATGATCGTTGAGACTCCATTTTTGTTCGTCCTCGAGACCCTCTCGGAATTCCACAGTATGGAACGGCCGCAGCGGATCGCCGAGTCAGGTTTCCTCAGACCATATACAAGAGCAAGAACTGGCCGATTATGACGCGCCACCCGCCCTGGGCATAAGGCTGCGAGCCGCGCGTTCCCAACCTCGGTGAATAGTACGCCTAGCTGAGTGGTGAGGGCTGGCGCGCAGCAGTGTCCTGGCGCTCCGCCAGGTCCTCTGCATCTTCCGCTAGATCTTCAACCAGCTTCGGCTCAAGGCCGTTCTCGGACAAGTACTTCATTGCCCTTCCAATTGTCTCAAGCTTCTTCTTCAGCTCTTTCAGTGCCTGAGCGGACTCATCGGAGAACTCGTCCAGCCGCTCATATTCGCGGCGGACTGTTATCTCATTTGAAGTTAGGATGCTCCACAACGTGTAGTCCGGTTCAAGGTTTTGCCGCTGGCGGAGTATTGCGGCCGCCAAGCGGCGCTGAATCACTGCTTCGACGGTTTCGGCTGAAGTGCCGGGGCTGGCAAGGCTAAAGGCGATGCCACCACCACCCGCACCCACCAGTGTTCCCGCAGTTAGAAGTCCACCAATCATCCCTCCAGGACCGAATCCGGCCAGGGCACTCGTGATGACTGCGGCCCCGACTACCCCAGGTGCCGCAGCCAGGGCCAGGCCGCCGGTAGCAACGACTAGTGCAACGGCACCCGCGCCGAGTGCTCCCCATTTCTTCCAATCAATTACGAGCGCTCCACTGAGCACATCTTGGGCCTCTTTGGCAGCCTCAAAAACGTGAGTACCGTACTGGCTACCCAACCCCATCTCCGAGGTAAGCTCCCGCATTGCGCCGAGCCATTTACCGCGGTCTACATTGATATCAAACGGCCTGATCACATTTTCGGATGCCAGAACTGTCAGCAGCGTTACCGCGTCCTCTTTAGTGAGATGACGGCTGGGCAGGGGCTCAGGGACGTTCGCATTCGAGTCTGATGCGTCGAAGGCCAGCCTTGCAACTTGAGAGGGCAGCGGCCTCCCCGCTTCCTTATTCCTTTGACGAATTTCATCGACGACGGTGGCCTGCACTTGCCGCAACGCTCCAGCAAATCGAATACCCTGTTCGCCGTCAAGCCGTTCCTTGAGCAGATGGGCATAACGCAGTGCCACCAAGGCAGTCAGTTCAGACGCATCCAGTGGAATATCGAGACCTCGCTCCGCGAGGACGATTTCCTTGGACTTGGATCCGAAGAGCCCAAACCCCACGGCTTCGGCGACGGCATCGTGTGAAAGGTACGTTTCGGCGTCGTGTACGTGGTGGTTAAATCCAGTTCCAATTCGGAAGTCAAGCATCCAGTTGTACACCGACGACAGGCCTCTGTGGGCCGCTACTGGGTCCAGCACGTTCCAGAAATTTGCCCACCAAGCCAAGTTGGTGGGTGGCTCCTGCATATTTTCGCGCAGTTTGTCGACATCGAATCTGCCGCTCGCCAGTGGGCTGCCGATGGTGACCAAGCCGACCACCACGAGCTCTTTGGGTAACCGCTGAATTAGGTCTGCAGCAATTACTGACCCTAGGCTATGACCAACAATTACTATCCGGCCGGCTGCGGGCAGTTTGCTAAGGATGAGCCGCAGAACCTGTGCTCTGACGTCAGCGTCACCGAGGTACTTTCGGACTTGCGCGAAACCGGGAAGGTTCGCCGCCCCGTTAACCACTAGTTCGGCGCCACCCCAGCCGGTTCCGTGGTCATGTCTTCCTAACCGAAACTCCAGCGCAGCTGTGCGTCGCTCAAAATCCCGGCGATTCTGGCGGACCTTATCCCTCGCAGGCTGCTTCACGTTGATCTTCGGAAGAGGGAAGGATTCATCACAGTCCCTGAGTGCGTGGGCATACCTGGGTGCAAGTATGCGTTCAGGGTTTATGCCCGGATACCCCAGGCGCGATAACGCCGCCTCAAGGCCAGTCAGCCAGGCACGGTCTCTGTTTCCGTCTCCGACGCCGTGCAGAAAGAGCAGTGTGGGTTCTTGGGACATGGGAACTCCGATCAAAATTTGAATCAATGTGTTTAGGGTGCGAGCGCCAGCTAGCTAACGGCATCTGCAGGCCCGCTTGCTATGCCTTCTGGGAAAAATCAATGATTGCCTAAATGCCTTATTCGCCTAGCTAGCCAGCTGCACGAATGCACCTCGAAGCTCAAGCCTCTTCGTGTCGACGCCATACTGCAGTCCTTCGTTCAGGCGGGCTGTCACACCTGCCGTCAAACGCTTGCCACCGAAAGTCCTGATGGTTTCTCGGTGGAGCTCGTCCACTGCGATGCCACCGGAGAGCCGCACGATGTCGACCATCGCGTTCCGAATTTCGACAACGCTGATGTGCTCAGGCTTCCTCGTGATGTCAGCGCTGTTCGGGCGGAACTGCTCCCACATCTCCCGGTCAACCGAGGCGTCCCAGCTAAAACCGTCGGCGTCGCAGTAGTGGAGTGATTCGTCCAAAGCATCGAGTACGGAATTTGCCCTTTGCGAGTTCACCTTGTTGAGTTCAAAAGCAGCGCAGACGAGCTTGGCCAGCCGCTCCTGGTGGATAGGTCCTTCTGCTGCGATCACATCTTGGATAGCTTCGCGTACGGCTGTTACGGAGCGGCGGGAGCGAAGCGTGTCCAGTACTTCAAGGCCGCCGAAGCGCCGGACAGTCCAAGGCTCGTAGCTGGACTGGGCGTATGCGGTAACAAGCGTGGCTGGCCTAGGGTTCGCTTGAGAGGCCTCCAGGAGGGTTCCCGGGCCAAGAGGCGAAGTGTCCTTGCCGGCGACCAGAACGAACTCCTGCTCAGGTGCGGCCGCCTCTGCCGCCCGTCGTCCGGAGCGCGTCACCGCGGGAGTTCCGCCAGTCAACGCATCCTGAGGTTCTGAAGCAGGAGCTGCCGCCTCGTACGCTTCCTCCAGAGCAGCTTCAAGCTTGTCCAGCACGGCGTCCCGGTCGGCCAGCCAGGCCGGCAGCCAGACCCGCTGCACTGAGGGCCAGCGCATCATGCGGGTAAGAACATCCCCGGGAAGCCCGTCCCGGTCGCCCGCCGTCCGGCGGGCAGCCCACGCGGGGCTGTCCAGAAGGACGGCCATCAACGGGCGGTTGGGGTTGTCGGGAACGGCAACGCTGATATCAACTTTGAAGTCGGACAGCCCCACGTCTGTTGCAACGACAAAGCCGCGGTCCCGCAGTGCGTCGGCAATCTCTTCCCGGTGCAGGTCGATACTGGCAGCGCGGCGCCCATCGTAAGGCAGAGCAGCGGTCCCCTGCTCGGCAAGATCAAGGTAGGACCGCAAATGTTTAATGCCAACGGAACTGGTTTCCTCGGAGCGCAGATCGGCCGGGTTGAAGCTGGAGAAGACAATAACTTGCCGGCGTGCACGGGTGACAGCAACGTTGAGGCGCCGTTCCCCACCAGACCGGTTCAAGGGACCAAAGTTCAGCGGCAGGTATCCCTTGTCATTCTTGCTGAACCCCGTCGAGAACAGGATGACGTCCCGCTCATCACCCTGCACGTTCTCAAGGTTCTTGACGAAGAGCCCCTCTGAATCCTCGTCCAGGG is part of the Arthrobacter sp. KBS0703 genome and encodes:
- a CDS encoding nucleoside hydrolase, coding for MTTPTSNPFYLDCDTGIDDALALAYLLASPQADVRGIGTVSGNVSAAVGARNTLDLLQLAGHAHIPVALGAHDPQTGTFHGGAPHVHGANGIGEVSLEAASVELASETAAEMLVRLAHEHPGTLRILAIGPLTNIADALRLDPELPRLVQEITIMGGAALAPGNITAVAEANIANDPEAAADVLAADWNITLVPLDVTMSNVLEESHRQELLAAGHPVPQALGEMLGYYFRFYEGIFGRACSAMHDPLAAALAVGGVKAAVAPVVRVAVDTTFGPSRGQTVCDLRGLYLDYPEQPGARCRVVLALDGDFAPHLVETLLSVPESTTAALASAVTSPA
- a CDS encoding MFS transporter, with amino-acid sequence MNSPTPVTTSPPAAVGNETNADQPQFAGRRAALLISTLLLGVLSFQLNASMVTPALPQIAASFGLGADSAAPVQSMFFLAGAIAGPVIGRWSDFIGRRAALLLVLGIMGAGTLLCIAAPTLPLLVAGRFLQGVSSAVFALAYIVLSENLHARLFGTSVGIIAAINGGIGGVDGYVGGLMAETLGFRSIFVVVLVLTAVAAGCILKIVPKGRPRGVRGAMDWWGAGSLSVFLVFITYFVSGGSAAGWTAPSTLALLAGTVASFAAFWMIEKKRSHPLIAVHHLRSRRVWPVIATTVLTLAGIFAVINFTVVLLSQDIHHGFGFSASVSALLFLTPAALIGVFAAPLAGWLADRRGWIKTLRAGTGLSLACAVAAATFSDNQVAVMIAVASLGIFYNGFFLTAINGLSVLLSPKEAPAALPGINGASFGIGASLGVVLVAPFAAQATSAGYATALWISVAITAAAFIVSLFVAAPKGESL
- a CDS encoding ribokinase, whose amino-acid sequence is MSTRLPAVTVVGSINLDIIATTDRLPTAGETIGGGVLQQQPGGKGANQAVAAARLVGSARMIGAVGDDAQGRLMLESLAAAGVDTSDVSVLDGDATGTALIVVDRDGENQIVVCPGANAGFSLEGVEFSAEETVLCQLEVGLPVVLEAARRSSGFFVLNAAPAIDLPGELLERCDLVIVNETEYELIPALAEAKLVSVTYGKDGSAMFEHGRRVAEAPASAATVANTIGAGDAFCAALVLALRAGLSYARALAVANAVGADAVSDPSSQPALAPLEEYISRVAGVGVNPR
- a CDS encoding GNAT family N-acetyltransferase, whose amino-acid sequence is MSVLENVEHRGEHAEVWVAEASGTVVAAVTLTFAGQPYSEVAVENELEFRMLAVDPAVQGGGVGRAVVRRVIEHAESFPNIRAISITSATFMERAHALYESLGFRRVPARDWYVPGEDVLLGVFRLELAVVDLVESARLGRWLIRRTPKSRGIARNNGGAKALGAHQEASQRQHTLGLMRRGRSAAGVYPANSKSTVISESTLSMSPE